A window of the Gossypium hirsutum isolate 1008001.06 chromosome A03, Gossypium_hirsutum_v2.1, whole genome shotgun sequence genome harbors these coding sequences:
- the LOC107940276 gene encoding mitochondrial uncoupling protein 5, whose product MGLKGFVEGGIASIVAGASTHPLDLIKVRMQLQGESHLPNPSLQLYRPALAVNSAAVGNVSISQPRVGPISIGVRIIQSEGVAALFSGVSATMLRQTLYSTTRMGLYEIIKNKWTDKETGNLPLTSKILAGLIAGGVGAAVGNPADVAMVRMQADGRLPIDQRRNYKSVIDALSQMTKQEGVGSLWRGSALTVNRAMIVTASQLATYDQVKETILEKGVMGDGIGTHITASFAAGFVAAVASNPIDVIKTRVMNMKVAPGAEPTYSGALDCALKTVRAEGPMALYKGFIPTISRQGPFTVVLFVTLEQVRKLFKDF is encoded by the coding sequence ATGGGTTTGAAAGGTTTCGTTGAGGGAGGCATTGCATCTATCGTCGCCGGCGCTTCAACTCATCCTCTCGACCTTATCAAGGTCCGTATGCAACTTCAAGGAGAATCCCATCTCCCTAATCCTTCCCTTCAACTTTATCGTCCGGCACTTGCGGTCAACTCTGCTGCCGTTGGGAATGTTTCGATCTCGCAACCTCGTGTTGGTCCCATTTCTATCGGTGTCCGTATCATCCAATCGGAAGGTGTTGCGGCTCTTTTCTCCGGTGTCTCCGCCACGATGCTTCGACAAACGTTGTACTCTACTACCCGTATGGGActttatgaaattataaagaaCAAATGGACTGACAAGGAAACTGGGAATTTGCCACTTACGAGCAAGATATTGGCTGGACTTATTGCCGGGGGTGTCGGCGCCGCCGTTGGCAACCCCGCTGACGTAGCAATGGTTCGAATGCAAGCTGATGGGCGACTCCCTATTGATCAGCGACGCAATTACAAGAGTGTAATCGATGCATTGAGTCAAATGACAAAACAAGAAGGTGTGGGCAGCTTGTGGCGCGGCTCAGCTCTCACGGTGAATCGCGCAATGATCGTCACCGCATCGCAGCTTGCGACGTACGATCAAGTCAAGGAGACGATACTGGAAAAAGGAGTGATGGGTGATGGGATCGGAACCCACATAACGGCCAGCTTCGCGGCGGGGTTCGTGGCGGCAGTGGCGTCCAACCCCATTGACGTGATCAAGACGAGGGTGATGAACATGAAGGTGGCGCCTGGGGCGGAACCGACGTACTCGGGTGCTTTGGATTGTGCACTGAAGACGGTAAGAGCGGAGGGGCCTATGGCATTGTACAAAGGCTTCATCCCCACAATTTCAAGGCAAGGACCGTTCACGGTGGTGCTGTTTGTGACATTGGAGCAAGTGAGGAAGCTGTTCAAAGACTTTTGA
- the LOC107940278 gene encoding peptidyl-prolyl cis-trans isomerase FKBP12 translates to MGVEKQVIRPGTGPKPTPGQTVTVHCTGYGKNGDLSEKFWSTKDPGQQPFSFQIGKGSVIKGWDEGVMGMQVAEVARLRCSPDYAYGAGGFPAWGIQPNSVLEFEIEVLSLK, encoded by the exons ATGGGAGTAGAGAAGCAAGTCATCAGGCCTGGAACCGGTCCCAAACCCACTCCCGGTCAGACCGTCACCGTTCACTGTACTGGATACG GGAAAAATGGAGATTTGTCTGAGAAATTCTGGAG CACAAAGGATCCAGGGCAGCAACCTTTCTCTTTCCAAATTGGCAAGGGCTCTGTTATAAAAG GATGGGATGAAGGTGTGATGGGAATGCAAGTGGCAGAAGTTGCTCGTCTTCGG TGCTCCCCAGACTATGCTTATGGTGCTGGTGGGTTTCCTGCATGGGGAATACAGCCAAACTCGGTTCTCGAATTCGAGATTGAAGTCCTAAGCTTGAAGTGA
- the LOC107940293 gene encoding uncharacterized protein: MEMGGGRSRPKPHSYNQLRSSRISLNPDTLLVIKLPDPRFLLVLSRSLFLATVIITLPCIRSFLEGPSSPVFNAMEFHQSSGCISLDYWNLLWGDFVNEGLIRKGQKALILNSFIESMDDVDDDDDEGSMLINNGDIDMVIEPDFHRQSSLPNEGFDFVFVSGSIDSKFVDRLVKIGGIVAMQLGDEISTGYQKQSDYTIVYLKKYHSTIVAMKKLGSKNHLLDFSAKRKLFQLTTEAKKAALSGLEDVLFEPPRKAWAKSHSYLKKINFLPDLLGDSLENYPRRVFIDVGSSNEDDDKNIVMKWFEENYPKRNQEFEVYSIEATASIDVSDWLMMNVREEDYVVMKAEAEVVEKMIERKTIGLVDELFFECNNQWLRDEGVAVHQWWE; the protein is encoded by the exons ATGGAGATGGGAGGTGGTCGGTCTCGACCAAAACCCCATAGCTACAATCAGTTGCGGAGTTCAAGGATTTCGTTAAATCCAGACACCCTTTTGGTTATTAAGCTACCTGATCCAAGGTTCTTACTTGTTCTGTCGCGTTCGCTGTTTTTAGCGACGGTGATTATCACTTTGCCTTGCATTAGGTCCTTCTTAGAAGGACCTTCAAGCCCGGTTTTTAATGCCATGGAGTTTCATCAAAGCTCTGGTTGTATCAGCTTGGATTACTGGAATTTGCTTTGGGGAGATTTTGTTAATGAGGGTCTTATAAGAAAAGGGCAAAAAGCTCTCATCTTGAACTCTTTCATTGAAAGCATGGATGATGttgatgacgatgatgatgaaGGCTCCATGTTGATAAACAATGGTGACATTGATATGGTGATTGAACCTGATTTTCATCGACAAAGTTCTTTACCAAATGAAGGGTTTGATTTTGTTTTCGTGTCGGGTTCTATCGATTCCAAGTTTGTGGATCGTTTAGTGAAAATTGGCGGCATTGTTGCTATGCAATTAGGTGATGAAATCTCAACAGGTTATCAAAAACAATCTGATTATACAATTGTGTATCTTAAGAAATATCATTCCACCATTGTTGCAATGAAGAAGCTTGGTTCAAAGAACCATTTGTTGGATTTCTCAGCTAAAAGAAAGCTTTTTCAGTTAACAACGGAAGCTAAAAAGGCAGCATTGAGTGGTTTGGAAGATGTTTTGTTTGAACCACCAAGAAAAGCATGGGCTAAATCACATTCTTACTTGAAGAAAATCAATTTTTTGCCAGATTTGTTAGGGGATTCTCTTGAAAATTATCCTCGTAGAGTGTTCATCGATGTGGGATCTTCCAACGAGGATGATGATAAGAACATTGTGATGAAATGGTTTGAGGAAAACTACCCCAAAAGGAACCAAGAATTCGAGGTTTACAGCATCGAAGCAACTGCAAGCATCGATGTTTCGGATTGGTTGATGATGAATGTAAGAGAAGAAGATTACGTTGTAATGAAAGCAGAAGCTGAAGTGGTGGAGAAGATGATAGAAAGGAAAACAATTGGATTGGTGGATGAATTGTTCTTTGAGTGTAACAATCAATG GTTGAGGGATGAAGGAGTTGCAGTGCATCAATGGTGGGAATGA